Part of the Oncorhynchus kisutch isolate 150728-3 linkage group LG2, Okis_V2, whole genome shotgun sequence genome, catcagggacatctcgctccatccaccaacgccacgttgcaccacagactgcacaggagttggcggatgctttagtccagttctgggaggagatccttcaggagaccatccgccgcctcatcaggagcatgcccaggcgttgtagggaggtcatacaggcacgtggaggccacacacactactgagcctcattttgacttgttttaaggacattacatcaaagttggatcagccggTAGTGTGgctttccactttaattttgagtgtgactccaaatccagacatccatgggttgataaattttatttccattgatcatttttgtgtgattttgttgccagcacattcaactatgtaaagaaaaaagtatttaataagaatatttcattcattcagatctaggttgagttattttagtgttccctttatttttttgagcagtgtttgtgtgtgtgtgtgtatgtatatgtatgtatttgtgtgtatgtatatgtgtgtgtatttgtttgtatgtatttttgtgtgtatttgtgtatgtgtgtgtgtatatatgtatgtgtgtgtgtatgtatgtatttatgtgtgtgtgtgtatgtattactgagatcatgtgacactttgattgcacacaggtggactttatttaactaattatgtgacttctgaagggaattggttgcaccagatcttatttagggacttcatTTCACTTGACcagtttggactattttgtgtatgtccattacatgaaatccaaatgaaaatctatttcaattacaggttgtaatgcaacaaaatagaaaaaaacgcagagggggatgaatacttttggaaggcactgtatgaaataacacatggaatcatgtagtaaccaaaaaagtgttaaacaaatgaaaaattTAGATtcttgagatttttcaaagtagctaccctttgccttgatgacagctttgcacacttgccattctctcatccagctttgtaaggtaatcacctggaatgcatttcaattaacaggtgttccttgttaaatGTTTGAGAcgatcatttgtgttgtgaccaAGGTAGGGTGGTACATAGAAGATAGCCCttttttggtaaaagaccaagtccatattatggcatgaacTGCTCAAATAAACAATGAGAAaccacagtccatcattactttgaggcatgaagttcagtcaatccggaaaatttcaagaacaagAAAGTTTCTTCCAGTGCAattacaaaaaccatcaagcgctatgatgacactcatgaggacagccacaggaaaggaagacccagagttacctctgctgcagaggataagttcattcgagttaccagcctcaaaattgcaacccaaatatattcttcagagttcaagtaacagaaacatctcaacatcatcctTTTCAggggagactgcatgaatcaggccttcatggccgaatcgctgcaaagaaaccacttctaacaGACAGCAATAAGAAGAACacatttgcttgggccaagaaacaagaacaatggacattaagactggtggaaatctatccttttggtctgagtccgaatttgacatttttggttccagctgCTGTGTCTTTTGAGATGCGTAGTAGGTGAGCGGATCTCCACGTGTCGtttcaaccgtgaagcatggaggaagaggtgtgatggtgtgggagtgctttgctggtgaaactgtctttaaaaaagatatatatattcaAGGCatgcttaaccagcatggctaccacagcattctgcagcgatacgccatcccatcttgtttgcgCTTAGGGGGAAGATTAATTTGtattttaacaggacaatgacccaacacacctccaggctgagtgatgtatcagatgatctggcctccacaatcacccgacctaaactcaattgagatggttttggatgagttggactgcagagtgaagaaaaagcagccaacaagtgctcagcatatgtgggaactctcaagactgttggaaaagccttccaggtgaagctggttgagatcaTGCTAAGAGTtttcaaagggtggctacatataaaatgtattttgatttgtttaacactttttggggggggggggttactacatgatcccttatgttatttcatagttttgatgtcttcgctattattctacaatgtagaaaataaagaaaaaccctggaatgaggtgtCCAAATGTTTTTGAATGATACTGTACACCTTAATATATTTTCTCTAAATAAGCATTTTTAAAGGTCAACCACACTGCATTTGAATCAGTCAGCAATAATCAGGGCTTGTGAAGTTCTACCTAAATATAAGCCATCCACAACCATTAGTCCCAATTTAATTATTGtatcaaaatagtttaacctgcTTTTTCTTTTGAAATAAGCACTTTCTGGCCTTCAAGTCGGTCTATGAAAATGCACCTTTTTTTTGTCACAAATGTAACTagaaccatgcataatgcacattcactaatgATAACTTCTTGTAGCAGGCATTCAACTATAGAAATTAACACAGGTCTCATCAACAATGTCTCAAGCCAACTTGCTAGTGATTAGCCAGCTAATCTTTgtatttcaagtttagccaacttggatctatttgaacagttgaattgttatgaacatacccttctgtctgtctccaactgtttgaaaagcatgttAGCCTGTACactgttcagatgttgaaatcaagtcgcctaccttatttctcagaatgagaacgagttgccaattccatatataattgtgttttatgcttattgcacatttGTAAAACAGACTTGACAGCTAGTATAACGTTATTTGGTGCCCCAATGCAGTGCGACAAACTGAGCATTCATTTTCCAGCATCAATATTCATTGATACTCTCATTTTAGTCACTACTCTCCACGCAATTTGAGTAATTGAGACAACTTTCATAATGATACCCTTTTTAACTTCTCctttattacagtaaaataatgtttcAATGTGTTTGGCCATGTGAttttctgttggaccaaacctcaaatgcaaatagcgagttgaaacCGCTTTTTAGAGATGacgtgatctctctctctctcaactgtgttggtgagagaggtagggggaggggctcagggtggatgtgtgtgtgtgtgtgtgtaaaccatagaggaagaggcaaaccgagaggtttcactcttgctaaaatctgtccaaaataaggcCAATGCATTTCTACagtatgggcttattttggaccttaGCTTGTCTGCTGCCTTTTGGACAATGattcccattgttagggcggagacgtGTATAATGACGAGATAGATacacagatctctggtgtaaatgggaaggtgcacacaGCGAAGGAGACGAGACTAAAAATACAACGCGAGAACTAGCGGACATAAACATGAAAAATAACACAACCTTGATTTGTGCAATACAGACATTTGGAATACATTCATTTGAAAGACTGCCCAGCCCTgcagtcaccgcaacagccctataCATGACGACTGACAAACACGtgccaatttaattccacaaaaTTATACAAATTAACCTATAGACCGTTAAGCATGACCAGATGTATTTTCAGAGGCTAACCAGTTAACCATTAACAATCCCTAGTGATTGCGCTTTGAACTTCATTGGAACGAGTACACCTTTTCTCTGAATCCAGCAAAACAGAAACTAGAATGTAGATTGGAGATAAAGAATTCAATCCACATTCTGTCCTTAGGTTGGAAAGTTCTGTTGTTCCTAAACTCCACCCTTGGCACTCTTGTGTATTGAGCGCCAACTCTAATAGAAACGTTTCAACCCTCCCTATTTGTTTCATTGAGTTTTGAAGAAAGCTTTACTAATCCTTCCATGAAAGCAGAGTGCCTTGTAAACTCTGAAAGGGATGGAATAGACTATTAGAAATAGCCAATTATCTGTTGCCAAACCTGAAATAATATGAAACCGACTTATACGCTCATCAGAGCCAAAACCACCTAGGTTTTATGAATGTAAGAATGCAACAATTTATGATATTTAGCATTAGACACTGTGACAGTACTGACAACCGTGTTTCACAGTGCGGCGGGAGGTGAGATCTTTGACTACTGTGACTGTGATGAGCTGCTCCCAGAGGGCCAGATCACACGCCTGATCAGACAGATGCTGGAGGGcatccacctcctccaccagacCAGCGTAGTGCACCTGGACCTAAAGGTCTGTCCCTCCACACCtcttaatgcacacacacacagactagttTACAAACAGAAGTGCACTGCGCACACACGCATACAACAACACGTGCATACACCTAAAATACACTTCTCAACTTTATTTGCTCCCTTTATTAATCTTTACATCACCACCTGCATATTTACATTTTACCAGAACGACTTACAGGAGCagttggggttaagtgccttgctcaaggacgcaatgacagattgttcacctagtcagcttggggattcaaaccagtgactttttggttactggcccaacgccctTAActgctaggatacctgccgccccacttctCCCCTGTAAACATGATCACATGCAGAAAGGATTGTGCTGTATACAGCTGTATTTTGACCCTGCACAAACTTATGTCACCCTATTGGACTACTCTTCCCTCTTTCTTACAGCCCCAGAACATTCTCTTGACCAGCCTGGCTCCATTGGGGGACATAAAGATTGTGGACTTTGGCCTGGCGCGCAAACTGGGCACAGTCGGAGAGCTCCGAGAGATCTTGGGCACGCCCGAGTACGTTGGTAAGGCAACGTCCATTTAACTTACGTCCAACATTCCCTAAACCAGTTGCAAATATGTCTGACTTTCTACACTATCAATGTTGCGATGTAATGATCtggcctctctttctcccttgttATTCCATTCTAAACTACGAGCTTAGCTCCAGAAATTCTAAACTATGAGCCTATCACCACAGCAACTGACCTGTGGTGAGTCATCACAATCAACACTATCAAATTCAGTGACTGTGGATAGATAtgtgcctccctgcctgcctgaggCACTTGTGTGTTTGCAGGTCAACACGCGTGTGTACTCAGTACAAATGTGTCAAACTGTGTTCTGGGTGTGTTGTTCCTCAGGAGTGTGGGGGTGATAGCCTACATGCTGGTGACGGGCGAGTCTCCGTTTGCAGGGGACGACAAACAGGAGACGTACTTGAATGTGTCCCAAGTCAATGTGGACTACAGCCAAGAGGCCTTCTCCAGGGTGTCGGAGCTCGCCGTCGACTTCATCCGCAAGCTGCTGGTCAAAACACCAGAGTAAGTGGGAATGTTGCAGACCAGTAAAAGGTCAGGGAATTCAATTTAAATAAGGGAAGTACTGCTACTGACTGGAAGTGTTGTCACAAATTGTGTTTAGCAATACAGATGATAATTAATGAATTCTTGTTTTTGTACTTACTATACCTTTTTTAATTTTAAATATTTGTGTTTTGTGAGATATAAATTCAGCTAGAACTTTCACCTCTTGGTGTTCACTTTGGTCTGTCTTCACCCTCTCCACACAGGGACAGGTCCAGTGCAGCCGACTGCATGACCCACCCCTGGCTGTGGCATCAATACCCAATTACCGAGCCCATCACGCCACGTACACCCCGCGAGAGGAGCAGCGGTAACAAGTGGACCGCCCCACCCGAGGACCCAGAAGACAAGGAGAACTTCACCTTGGACTCGCACCACACCCACGCCAAACGGTTTCGGTTTGAGGTGGAGGGGGAAAGAGCGACGCAAGCGCCCCCCTCCTGCGACCTGCCCTTATGATTTTATTGGTTTTATGCAGCAATGAACCTGCAGGCAGCACTGTTGCCTACCCAAGAGCTATtcagtcctgttctgttctaccgcTCACTTGTATCCAGTGTGTCCGGCCAAACCAAAGTTAACCAGCTTACTTTGTGATCTAATGAGTAATAGTATTTTATAGTGAGCtgtttttgtcttttgttttgtcTGGTTCATTTATGTCCCTGAATTTACAGAGAATGGGTGACCAGGTATATCTATGCTATTCTGTTTTTCCACAAACTTTTAAGAGACATTTTAAACAGTCAGCGAATTGTTATTACTTGACCATTTTTGCCAGAAGGCTAATAAGTTGTTCGTAAAAGTGTTCTTAGACGCCCCAAAGTGTTTAGTACTTTGTGCTAAAAGCATTCAAAAGAACACTGAGCTGTGCATATACAAGCTAAATCAGTCTATTTGAGTTCGTGAAAGTAAAGTATCCTCGTACTATATGCTTAATTGCTTGACCCAAGATGTGCATTACCTCCCTATTCTCAAACAAGCATCAGCTTCGGGCCATGGCTTATGCCGAGTGGCATATTACATTCCATTCCATCTGACATTCCCTTGTCTAGTTCTTAGGCACTCAACAACACACCACATCTGAAAACACGTCATTGAAGACAGGTTTTCTATGCACACATTACCCAGCCTTGGCCTGCGTAATAAGTAAGCCAATGAGTCACGCTATTTTCTGTCTATTGCAGTATTTATTGTTTACCTGAACTCTCCTGGTTTACAATTCCACAGTAATAGAAGTGGTTTAAGAGGGCTCTAAAAAAGGTGACTCATGGACAGTTCACACCACACCCATGCTTACTCAAATGTTTCTGCAAAGTTGTCAGTTCCTCTTTAATTATTAGCTTAAGGCAAATGTGACTGAAGCACTTTCTATTTATCATCTGGGTATTCATTATGAATTACTGGAAAATAACCATGTCCTCTGAAGTGTTTTTAattccatgttttttttaaagtataacTTCAAAACAACGTATTTTCTGATGTTCACCAAAGTAATCTAATCTGCATCCTTTAATCAGCATTAAAAAGCTATTCCATTTTTTTAGGGCTAGGAGTCCTTTAAAGCTTAATGGGAATtaggtacagtgcatttggaaagtattcagaccctgactttttctacattttgttaatgtacagccttgttctaaaattgattaaatagttcccccccttcaatctacacacaataccccataatgacaaagcaaaaacacgtctttagaagcacatttggcaacaattacagcctcgagtcttcttgggtatgacgctacaagcgtggcacaactgtatttggggaatttttctctgcagatcctctcaagctctgtccggttggatggggagcttttcagttctctccagggatgttcgatcgggttcaaatccagactctgctgggtcactcaaggacattcaaagtcttgtcccgaagccacttctgcgttgtcttggctgtgtgcctagggttgttgtcctgttggaagggagaaccttcgccccagtctgaggtccagagcgttctcgagcaggttttcatcaaggatctctctgtactttgcttcattcatcttttattcaatcctgactagtctcccagtccctgctgctgaaaaacattcccacagcatgatgctgccaccaccatgcttcaccatagggatagcACCAGGTTTCCTTGgcacttggcatttaggccaaatagttcaatattggtttcatcagaccagagaatcttgtttctcatggtctgagagtctttaggtgccttttggcaaactccaagagggcagTCGTACcttttaactgaggagtgggatccttctggccactaccataaaggcctggtttggtggagtgctgcagagatggttgatcttctggaaggttctcccatcttcacaaaGGAGCTCTGTCAAAGAGACCATTgaattcttggtcacctccctgaccaaggcctttctttaggaagagtcttggtggttccaaacttcttccatttaagaatgttggaggccactctattcttggaccttcaatgctgcagaaatgtttttgtgtcattccccagatctgtgcctcaacaaaatCCTTTCTCGGAGCGCTACGGACAAAGGATCTGAAAagtgatgtaaataaggtatttctatttttttataaataaataagtTCTTTTTTGGGGGATTTGTCATCAGGTATTTTATTGATTTAATACGTtggtcttattctaaaatgtaacgATGTGGAAGAAGGGAAGGGATCTGgatactttccgaattcactgtatATTGGGAGTCATAACAGATTGTCTCTGTATGGAGGCGAATATATTCCGTCCTATCCCCTCCATTCCATTTCCTCCTTGTCTCAGGGCAAATTACCTTTCACTTTGGTCATTACTATTGTATGCCCTTTTTTATGTACATTTTGTCTAACCTGATTATCAATATAATTCTATAATGTGatggtgttttgtttgtttagATGTACATTGCTTTTTTTACATTACATGCTTTTATTTAACTGGATTCAGATGGGTTTATTAAGATTATATGGGATATAGTTTATTAAGAATATATGGGATATAGTATTGATAGCATCTcttaacaaaaatatgtttttggtAACGGGTGACATAAAATTTAAATATGCTTTGCTTTTAAAGTGGTGAATGTTTTGATATGCGTGAAAGCTTTGGCAAAGTGATTAGAGATTGATTTATAATAGAAAAGATGGGTTTCGGTTATGAGGAAAGGATATGCCGTTGAGATGCTTGCGGAGAGGACGATAAACATTTTGGGGTTACGGAAGTGATGTGGGTAAAGGTTATGGAATTCACTGAATCATGGACAGAAACTTTTTAGTAATGCAGTCGATGAACAGGAACATTTGAGATATTTGTACAGTGTTACCAGGAGGAGGATTATTTTTGGGATATATGGACGGTCCTAGTACGGCACACTTTTGACAGTGAAGAACATGAAATGGAAGTGCTCTGTTGAGCATTCATTCACATGAAAGCCCATCTACCTGTGAAGTTATGAAATAATATACAAATGCTTCAAGGGGTTCTCAGTATTGATCATTGAATCTGGATTGTTATGAAGCCTAACTGCCAGTCGACCTCAACTGAACATGTCAGTTCAAAAAAGGTGCGAAGACTTTCTTGTTTGTGGTCCTCAAGGTTTACCATAGAGATGTCACCGGCCTGGCACACACAATAGCCTTTGTCTTGGAGAGGGACTTCTCCAGTCACGGCCAAGCACTCAATGTATGCTGTCATCCATACGGAGAACTTGAACACCGCTACATCATTACATTGGTTTGGTAATCATTACCATCAgttcaaagacatttcaaatgaaaACACAGACGTTTGAGGTGCTGCTGTCACCAATTGGCACAAAGTGGACTTGTACAACTTGATTATGTGTAGGAGCTCAACTGGTGTATGACTTTGattaccacaggaggttggtggcacctttttAATTGGGGAGAATGGTGTGAtgataatggctggagcagaataggcggaatgtttgatgccattccatttgtgccgttccagacattattatgagctgttcaTGTGACAAAAATGGACTTGATTACAGTTGTAGGAGATTCACTGTTGTAACACCATTGTTATGTATTGCTGTTCGCTGAGACCAATTGGCACAGTAGTGGACTTGTACAACTTGATTATATTTGTGAGTGCGCCACTGCTTTTTCATTTTGTACGGCTGTCAGAATGGACTTTGACTTACAGACGATCtgggcctatgcccacccatggctgcgcccctgcctagttgtgaaatccatagattagggtgtaatgaatttatttcaattgactgaattccttatgaactgtaactctgtaaaatcattgacatttttgcatgttgtgtttacatttttgttcagtataatatccAGATATTTCCAGGGACAATTGTTCAGCACTTTTGGAACTACTGTATAACATCAAAATATAGGGGTAGGAGAGGAAGTATGGGGCCCACGTGGGTAACTGGGGGACCCTGATTTGATTGGGTAACTGATTAATAAAGAATTAAAAGAATTAACTgcataataaataaatgtgactcatCATAGACGGGAGGAGCCTGCTCTCAATGTCCAAAATACACCAGAGGGCATCATttatccaggtgactacctcatgaagctgattgagagaatgccaagagtgtgcaaagctgtcatcaaggcaaagggtggctactttgaagaatctcaaatgtaaaatatattttgatttgtttaacactttcttggttattacatgattccatatgtgttatttcgtagttttgatatcttcacttgtaacggttttcttctggtgtaagagaggcggaccaaaatgcagcgtcgttattttttgtacatctttaataaagattaaaatacaacaatctacaaaacaagaaacgtgaaaaaaccgaaacagtccaatctggtgccacaaagacaggaacaatcacccacaagagacctaaagaatatggttcccaatcagagacaacgataaacaaatgaataataataacaaataagagcttcctctgattgagaaccactctaggcaaccatagacttacctagagtactactctaactacaaacaaccccagacaaaacaaaccacataaatccccatgtcacaccctggcctcacCAAAATACTaacgaaaacacagaatactaaggccagggcgtgacatcactattattctacaatgtagaaaataatcgaATTATGTTATTATCAATTGATTAAGCTAGtcactttctgtacaatagaagatgttcaaacccagacagcttttaggTGAACACTTGTGACCTCTTGTTGGGTTAAGCCATGGAAGAAGAGTAGCAAACCGTTAAAGATGACATTTTTCTGCattggtaggcctactctgtctgggttgAAAATGTAGGCCTAAAGTATcatgctcagattcctaatgaTGTCTCAGATTTGTAAAATTACATAGAGTTGCattaaatatttataaaatacCATTTTTTTCTCTGATCTGCAAATACGATGATAGACtcatgcaatgcttttactataTAGGAGATCTTTccatccctactccctactcGCAATTTTACAACAGTCTGGCCCGCAGGCCTGTGCACTTAAAAATGCCTGCGTTTGCATGTTATGCTTAATGGATGAAAAACAGTTTcttaaactgcatatctaaggctctggtctatggtagacatgttctctgctatACACTTtgtttaaattattatttgggGTATAGGATAGGGTCACTTGTCTtttcagggagggtttaggtaaaatattttttactgaagggagggccatctatttttatttcagaggtccaattttctccatgtaacccttatTATTAATAATG contains:
- the LOC109902334 gene encoding serine/threonine-protein kinase 17B-like isoform X2, which translates into the protein MSQGTVSARLSINPTLSLTTTMSRRRLDNRNGPTGLLGEIQTHINTEPMDSMYEITGELGRGKFAVVKRCMEKATGKMFAAKFLRKRRQGRDCRAEVVHEMAVLEAARNNPRVVNLQAAYETDHDIILLLEYAAGGEIFDYCDCDELLPEGQITRLIRQMLEGIHLLHQTSVVHLDLKPQNILLTSLAPLGDIKIVDFGLARKLGTVGELREILGTPEYVATDLWSVGVIAYMLVTGESPFAGDDKQETYLNVSQVNVDYSQEAFSRVSELAVDFIRKLLVKTPEDRSSAADCMTHPWLWHQYPITEPITPRTPRERSSGNKWTAPPEDPEDKENFTLDSHHTHAKRFRFEVEGERATQAPPSCDLPL
- the LOC109902334 gene encoding serine/threonine-protein kinase 17B-like isoform X1, giving the protein MSQGTVSARLSINPTLSLTTTMSRRRLDNRNGPTGLLGEIQTHINTEPMDSMYEITGELGRGKFAVVKRCMEKATGKMFAAKFLRKRRQGRDCRAEVVHEMAVLEAARNNPRVVNLQAAYETDHDIILLLEYAAGGEIFDYCDCDELLPEGQITRLIRQMLEGIHLLHQTSVVHLDLKPQNILLTSLAPLGDIKIVDFGLARKLGTVGELREILGTPEYVAPEILNYEPITTATDLWSVGVIAYMLVTGESPFAGDDKQETYLNVSQVNVDYSQEAFSRVSELAVDFIRKLLVKTPEDRSSAADCMTHPWLWHQYPITEPITPRTPRERSSGNKWTAPPEDPEDKENFTLDSHHTHAKRFRFEVEGERATQAPPSCDLPL